The Chloroflexota bacterium sequence AGTTCGTGGTCGACAACGGCAGCACGCTCGGCGCCGGCCACCAGAAGTGGATGATGAACGAGATCAACGCGCTGATCTGGCCGTCGCCTGACGGGATCGGCATCCTGAGCGCTGATGCCTGGGCGCAGACCGTGGACACGGCGCTCGAGGCCGACATCATCGCGGCCGAGCCGCCCGACGAAGCGTTCCGCACCGATCTCGCCGAGGCTGCCCTCGACGGGCTCGAGGAAGCGACCGGCGACGACTTCGAGAAGGCTGTCGTGGAGGTCACCGAGGGAGGCGAGTAGCCCCAACCGTTCCCTGGTTCACGCTCAGGAGGCCCCTCGTCCGCGAGGGGCCTCCTGCATGTTCCAGGCTGCCCTGGCGCGCGGGCGACGCCCTACAGCAGGTAGCGCAGCCAGATGTAGGCGGTCGAGATCAGGATGCTGCCGAGGGTGACCGGCACCGCATACTTCATGAAGGTCCAGAAGCCGATGGGATGGCCCTCGCGCTCGGACATGCTGGCCAGGATCACGTTTGCGGATGCCCCGATGATGGTCAGGTTGCCCCCCATGTCGGCACCGGCCGCCAGCGCCCACCACAGCGCCTGCGACCCACCGTGCGGCTCCGACATCTGCTCCACGACGGGGAGCATCGTGGCGGTGTACGGGATGTTGTCGACCACTCCCGACAGGACCGCCGAGAGCCACAGGATGACGATCGCGCCACCGGCCAGCGCGCCGCCGGTCAGATCGGTCAGCGCGGTGGCGATGGCCTCGATCATGCCGATCTCGATCACGCCGGCGATGAGCATGAAGAGGCCGATGAAGAAGAAGAGGGTCGGCCACTCGACCTCCCGCAGCACCTCGTGCGGGTTCTCCCTGGCCACCACCATCAGCGCCACCGCGCCCGTCAGCGCCACCGTGGCCGGCTCGTACCCCAGCGGTCCGTGGAGCACGAAGCCGAGCATGGTCAGGCCGAGCACGACGAGCGAGCTCCGCAGCAGCGTCGGGTCGGTGATCATCTGGCGCTCGTCCAGAGCCAGGAGCGCGTCGCGCATCTCCGGGTCGACGACGAGCTGACCGCGGAAGAGCCACCGCGCAGCCACCAGGAATACGACGAGCACGATGCCCGCCAGCGGCCCCATGTTCAGGAAGAAGGTGGCGAAGTCGATGTTCGCCGCGCTGGCGATGAGGATGTTCGGCGGGTCGCCGATGAGGGTCGCGGTCCCGCCGATGTTGCTGGCGAGGATCTCGGCAATGATCAGGGGCATCGGGTTGAGCCCAAGTCGAGCGGCGAGGAAGAGCGTGATCGGCCCGACCAGGACAACGGTCGTCACGTTGTCGAGGAGAGCGGACGCCACCGCGGTGATGACACTCATCACCACCAGCACCCGATAGGCATCGCCCCCCGCGAAGCGCGCCGCGCGCACCGCCATCCAGCCGAAGACGCCGGTCTTCCGGATGATCCCGGCCAGGATCATCATCCCGGCGAGCAGGAAGATGACGTTGAAGTCGATGTGCTCGAACGCCTGCTCCTGGGTGACGATCCCGAGCAGGATCATCGCCACGCCACCGGCCATGGCGGCAATCGTCTTGTGGACCCGCTCGGTGGCGATCAGGACATACGTGCCCAGGAAGACGGCAAGGCCGAGGACGACAGTGGCGGTCATTCCCCGTCGGTGCCCGTGTCGGCGTCCGCGCTCGGATGGAGGAGGGGCTCTCGCCCGCTGGCACGCACCCAGACCAGGAGCAGCTCGAGCTGGTCGAGGTAGCTCACGACCCTGCCCTTCTCGTCGACAATCGGCAGGCCGTTGAGGCGGGCGTGGTGCATCGTCTCGAACGCGTCCCGCACGGTCGCGTCACGGCGCACGGAGGTGGGCCGCAGCATGATGTCACCGGCGGTTCGCGCCCCGAGGTGGCGGGCGTACTCCATCACGTCGTCCATATCGGTGATGACGCCCAGGAACTCCTCCGGCACGATCTTCAGGAAGATGTCGTTCACGAGCAGCCGCACGGGCACCAGGCCGACGAGCAGGCCGGACTCATCGACAACCGAAAGGACCCGACACCCGGGCCGCTCGACCGCCATCTTGGCGAGTCGGTGCAGGCTGTCGCCGAGATTGACGAGAATCGGATCCGTGCCTCGCAGCAGCCGATCGACCTCGCCGATGGACGTCGCCTGGGTGACGGCTTCCGGGGTCAGGTCCATGTTCTTCTCCGAAAACAGAAGAGACCGCGCGGCGATGCGCAGTCTCCACCTCAGGTCCGGCGATACGGGCCCGGCCTCGGCCCTGGCTCCCGAAGGAGGTCCGGTGAGTCTAGTCGCTCTCCTCCGCCTCGGGCAAGCCGGACCAGGCATCGTCGATCCGGTCTGCCAGCTCGGTCAGCGAGGAGACCATCAGCGCGGGGTGCACCCCTTCCGGCAGGCGCTCGATGAAGCCCCACGGTCCGCGCCGGATCCAGACCGCGCGCATCCCGGCCACGACCGCCGGCAGCACGTCATTGTCGACCCGGTCCCCGACGTAGGCGACCGATGACGCCCTGGGCGAGCCGAGCAGCTCGAGGGCGCGCTCGAAGAACTCCTGGGACGGCTTGGCGACCCCCATCTCCGCCGACATGGCGATCACCTCGGCCTCGACACCGATCCGGCGCAGCTCCTCGTCTCGGCTCGCGGGCTGGTTGCCGATCACGGCCACCCGATACCCGCGGCCGCGGAGCGCATCCATGGCGGGGATGGCATCGGGGTAGAGGTCGTCGACCTGGAAGCCGCCGTAGATCGCCTCGTGCTCGGGCCAGGCGGTGCGCCAATCGGCGACGTTGAAGAGCTCGAACACGTCGCGATGCTCGCCGCCGCGGGCCAGCACCGCCCCGAAGCCCGCCAGGAAGGTGAGCCGTGGAATGCCGAGCATGTCCGCCCAGATCGACCAGACCCGCGTCTCATCGATGATCGTCTCCCCGACATCGAGGACCACCCAGCGATCGATCATCTCGCCATCAGCTCCCGCGTTCGTTCGATCACGGCCACGACCTCACGCTCCGGAAGGTCCGGGTGATCCCTGCTCGTGATCATGGTCGCCCCGCTCGGCAGCCTGCGCTCCTCCAGCGGACCGTTGATCAGGGCCGTGCTGAGCACACCCTCCGGCTGGTTGGGCGCGAGGTGCACGTGCAGGTGCGGGATGCCGTCGCCGAAGACGTATGCGTAGACGATCGCCGCACCACTCGCCTCCCGCAAGACGGCACTCGCGTGGGCGATGGCCGGACCGAAGGTCGCCGCCTCGGGACCGTCCAGGTCGGCGAGAAAGGGAATGTGCCGCAGCGGCTCCAGGTAGCCGAATCCGAGCGTCGGTCCGTGTCGGGACATGGTGAGGCGCCAGAGGTCGTCGCGCCAGACCTCCACCCGGTCAAGCTGCGGGTCCCCCGCCGGGCCGGCGCAGATCGCGCAATCCGAGGCAGTCATCGGTGTGGTTGTACCACCGAGAGTGATATCCGCCAGACGACCAAAG is a genomic window containing:
- a CDS encoding ArsB/NhaD family transporter → MTATVVLGLAVFLGTYVLIATERVHKTIAAMAGGVAMILLGIVTQEQAFEHIDFNVIFLLAGMMILAGIIRKTGVFGWMAVRAARFAGGDAYRVLVVMSVITAVASALLDNVTTVVLVGPITLFLAARLGLNPMPLIIAEILASNIGGTATLIGDPPNILIASAANIDFATFFLNMGPLAGIVLVVFLVAARWLFRGQLVVDPEMRDALLALDERQMITDPTLLRSSLVVLGLTMLGFVLHGPLGYEPATVALTGAVALMVVARENPHEVLREVEWPTLFFFIGLFMLIAGVIEIGMIEAIATALTDLTGGALAGGAIVILWLSAVLSGVVDNIPYTATMLPVVEQMSEPHGGSQALWWALAAGADMGGNLTIIGASANVILASMSEREGHPIGFWTFMKYAVPVTLGSILISTAYIWLRYLL
- a CDS encoding CBS domain-containing protein, with the translated sequence MDLTPEAVTQATSIGEVDRLLRGTDPILVNLGDSLHRLAKMAVERPGCRVLSVVDESGLLVGLVPVRLLVNDIFLKIVPEEFLGVITDMDDVMEYARHLGARTAGDIMLRPTSVRRDATVRDAFETMHHARLNGLPIVDEKGRVVSYLDQLELLLVWVRASGREPLLHPSADADTGTDGE
- a CDS encoding HAD family hydrolase — translated: MIDRWVVLDVGETIIDETRVWSIWADMLGIPRLTFLAGFGAVLARGGEHRDVFELFNVADWRTAWPEHEAIYGGFQVDDLYPDAIPAMDALRGRGYRVAVIGNQPASRDEELRRIGVEAEVIAMSAEMGVAKPSQEFFERALELLGSPRASSVAYVGDRVDNDVLPAVVAGMRAVWIRRGPWGFIERLPEGVHPALMVSSLTELADRIDDAWSGLPEAEESD